ggtgttttttttgccttcttggCTTAGCTTTAAACTGCCTGTCAAGCCTACAGCTCTGCAGAAACAGGGCTTAGCAAGCAGCCCGCTCTGATCTCAAGGATCCCATTTTGATTTCCTAGTAGTCTTTCCCTGAAGCTATGGACTGTCAGTCCTTCACCCCCAGCTGAAGAACCCCGCTCCATTTGTTTAACCGAAGACCTGTCTGAACCAGCTAGGAAACCACAAGACTTAAACCATGCTGGAATATTTTAGTCAACCTTATAAGCTGCCCTCCAAGACCGTGCTAGTTGCAGGATGTGGTGGGAAAGCGGGTCAGTCCTGCAGTTGTTGCAAACAGAGGTGGCTGATGtctaccccagctgaggatctggctaatTGTTTCTTATTTTTGAGATGAAAGAGCCCCAGAAAGAATGCAGGATTTGTGTAAGGTTTCTGAATACCCTTTTGGGGAATGggtttagggcttgatccaaagcccccttgaagtcagggggaaaaaatgggttttGGGTCAGTCCTTTGGTTTGGTATTTTTTGACTAACTTTACTTGCCAGTAGGGCTCTAGACCGATATCCTATACACAAAGATCTCTCTCCTTTCATGCCGAGGCCCATCCTCTGTGTAGTCCATAGTGTGGCTTCATACAAAAACTTCCAAAAAATACCCTGCGGCTAGCCTGCTTTTCGCTCCGGTGCGGGAAGGCCAGAGAGAGTCAGTGTTGGAGTATGAAACAgagtgggtgggagggatagTCTTGCGATGTGAAAGGGGACGGGGGAATGAAGCAAAGGCAGACAGAGACTTGGTTGCAGTTGAGGTAATAACTAGCAGACCTAGAGACCAGGGAGGCAGCAAAAGAGAAGCGCAATCTGTGTTCAGTAAGGATGCTTCGACGCTTTTCATTGTCAGCGCTTCAGAACAACTAACCAGCTAATCCCCAACACAGCTGTGTGGGGAAGGTAGACAGTATTATCCCCATCTCTCAGAgagggagaactgaggcagagaccaAGTGATGGTGTAGTGTGGGACTGGGAGGTGACCTCTGATGGGAATATTGGACTGCTGCTATctagaggcctgatccaaagctggttgaaatcattgggagtctttcccttgacctcattgggctttggatgagACCCTAGTAGTTGCAGCTAACAGAAGATAAACACCCCAGTGCAGTATTCGGTTAGCTAGGAACAGTAGGGTCAAGTGCTAGTGGCCTGGGACTTGGAAAACAGCTGCAGCTGAATTCTATTCCCGAGTATGGGCCTGGAGCCCCGGATCCATGCTATGTGGCATAATGATAACAATGAAGTACTGAGTGCCCATGGATTTGCTGTAGGTTGCCAAGGCTGCAGATGGAGTCAGTTTGTCGATGATGAGAATGGAACAGGGAAGTTTCTGGCTCTTAGTCCTCTGCTCAGACTCTTAAATGGGCGTTTCCGCAGTGAGGAGTGACCCAGAGGACCCTTGGGTATGCTCTGTAATGGGGTGGGCAGAGAAATCTGTCCACTTCACATtccctgtgtaacccttctgcccgtcagagttggcagcaacaaggaccgggttcaatatctaggggatccattccaataacacaatgcaaaccggctcgagcccccacccagtgacctgggacaaatatataccacccccgctgggcacctccaagaggcaatacttcccctctcgcaagcacatagtctgagtgtagcaaaagccttttaataacagagagaaacaatgtggcattatgttggggaaacaccaccaacaggattcataacacaacccatgagcaaaaaaaaccccaccccaagcaaattggggcatgccctttccctttgggtgatttggggttgctggactcaagaaccaaagtcccatgccccaaaaagtctctgtccctggtcagggcagccccagagttcgaaagtttatctgcggagctttacctcccaacctgggtggaaatgggacgggggtaagaggcaccttacatgatctgaagctaaccgccccatagctccatagcggcgctccgctccgccagccgccccacaaactccttcgctcagctccgccagccgccccacaaattccttcgctcagctcagctccgctccgccagccgccccacgaactccttcgctcagctccgctccgccagccgccccacaaactccttcgctcagctccaccccgctccgctccaccagccgccccacgaactccttcgctcagctccacggcccacaagcagttcctgccatccacaaactgctccgcgtcgaactgcttcaccagccggtccgcaaggcactGCAGCCATctcgcaaactgctccacaatatatcttcaggctcccccactatttaacacaacactcagtgatttcagctcttaggtaaattcagcttgtagtaggggagccccagtgctgatgcactgtcagcccaaagtgagctcagcagcctataactagacttctaatgaaatcaaaattagctctgatattccacagtggagagaggaggaagtgcaattagcatgtaaggccctcaccaaggggcccatgccaccaagtattaatacttgtccccagcctctctcccttcacacagttttagaacccatgacccttgcctagcgagtgctacttagttgatggtgaatccctccatcataacaaaaggccacgtacagttccaagcacagttcccataatcagggtaataacaatttattcttcctgccccaataacagagacactggggatcccacagcagccaaagtgaccatttgggcagctatggtctcattctaggcgtggtgggtgtgcctatgcaaatgagatcggcccctgaagttcttttccacaacttgccacacctcaccaccagatgtcagggtggagctcatcctgacactgcttacacctgCAAAACACATCAACTCACAGAACAGCTCTGCAGAACTGGTGCTGTTTCTCATAGGAGCTGGGGATGGAAGGCGTTACTGAACCTTGTGGGAAAAGTGAACAGGATCCGTGCTTTTAATGAAAGCAAGCAAGCCTGAAGCCAAGCCGCTTAGCTGAACTCCATCCTCCCAGCCACCAGCAGCACCAGAAATTGGCAGAGCCAGCACCCATCTGTggctgcagaggggagcaggATGAGCTACTTTCACAGAGGTGCCTCCATAGGTTTTTAAGCATAGTGGTGACCAGTCAGTCATCTAGTCCGCCCTGTCTTCTGTTTGCATTGATGGgtgcaaagcactgtgcaaagACAATGTGGGAGGAATGGAGATCTTGGAGGGGGGAGAATCTAAAACAGTGACTAAAGGGACCAGTGAGAGAGCAGTGGGATGGAGTAGATCACGGGGTCCCAACATGAGGTCTGGGAGCGCTCTCCCTTTTTCATTGGCCATGAGCAGGTAAGGGAAAGAATGTGTAGAAATGTTAGCTAGCCCTGGACTAAATAGGTGGGTATTACTCTATTCTGTGTGTGCACCAGCAGGCTCTTGCAAGATTTTAGTGTTGTGCTGATTTGTAAGTTAACTcgcccccttgccccagcctgggtAAAACGCCTTTAAAAGAGACTGCAAGTGATCATGAAACAAAAATGCCTGGGGAAGAGATGAGCCCTATCATGGGTACTTGTGGCAATAAATGGAGACTGACTGTTGTTGCAAAACCCTGAGCCAGCAAGGAGCCCTTTGAACAGGGGATTTAGAGGTGTTATTTGGCCATTGCTGTGACACGGAGAGAATTTACACAGAGGAATGCAGTGCACTAAGAATTTTCTGTAGCAAAACAAATGGCCGTACTTAAGCAAAATCTTAAAATAAACCAGATTCCCTTTGGATATATTGTAATGAACTTTCCAGTTACACCCAGTGTCTTGGGTCTGTGTCAaaatccatcacacacacacacacagtgaaaggGAGAATATTGCCAGTTCAATCTgcctgaattctctctctctcagctgagTGAGCACAAACTGTCTCTTTCCCACCAGCTTTTGTTTCTAGATGTGTGCATGTCCCCTCTACCACCTCACTTCTAGCCAGCTGACAGGGCCAGGACATTGATCACTTCAGTTCCATCAGCACACTGAGTGTAGCCCCTATCCCAAGCATGCATTCCCCTTTCCACTCAGTGGCAGATTGCTGGGACTTTCAAAACTTCCACTCCCCCAGGAATAAGGCAgtgttttaatataaaataaccCCGATGACTCTCCTATACTGAGCTACTTTTCCTTCCCCAGTGGAAAACTTGCCTGTTTCTTTTCTCCATTTCATGTACCTCCACCCTCTTCAGGGGAGCTCATGGCATACCATCCGTAAACCTAAATGGAGAGTCAGGTCCTACATGTTTGGTGTCATAACGAGCAGACCCAATGTTTGTCTTAAAGTCCCGAGGAAGTGGCTTGAGCACCAATGTGAGCTGCCTCCAGCTGTTCTTGTGCCAACCTGTGATAGTTCAGAATTCCTGCACAGGAGCAATTTTCCTTCGCCACGGCCGATATCTTGTCTCATTTTCCACATTGCTTCTCTCCAGCAGTTTGTCTGATAACTAAGCATGCTGAAAGTGACACACAAGCTTGGGGCACTTGGGTCACTCTGCtaatattaaaaaatagaaaCTGGCAGAAGATTCGAATGCACGTTAGGAACACAGCAGGGGCCGTGATACTTCTGGAACATAGGGtttgtcttttgagggttatatGCCCTTGATTAACTCTCGCTGTACTCGGCTTTAACAGAGAGAGCCATGGTTCCTGAGTGCTCATCAGAAATCTCCTGGCACCTCTTTCAGCAGCAAGAGCGTTGGCACCAGTTCCTGGGTCAGTTTCCACCTTGGGTAATTAGTCTGCATAAGTGCTATTCTTTCTGTCACTTTCATAAGCTATGAACTACTTGGTTGCCTTGTCTTTAGTCTGCTGAGCGCTGCTAAGACAGTTGCAGTGTTCCTCACTAGAGGcaactgcatttcagtgatgaatTAAGTGAGTTAACCCTAAGGGCTACTGGGAGTCTCGCACATCTGCTGCTGGTCACAATTTTATCTTGGGAGTGGGGGAAAAAGCCACAGCCTCTAGCTgatgtagctatgtcagcaaCCCCCCACCCTAGCAGGGTGGGGGGATGGCGAGGAATGCCACTGTGTTGCCAGCAGTGTTCGTTGGCACAGCTAAGAACATCGGGTGCGGTGGTGGAGTTATACTGGCCTAAGAGCGCCTTCTGTTGGCTTACACTGCATAGCCCCTAGGGGGCTCCGCAGCTACGCCTATATTGGTGCAGCATTGGTAGTGTGAACAGGCCGTAAGTTAAGGCTTAAGCACCTAAGGCACTTCTGCAAATTCTACCCAGAGCCTTCGCTTACCATTGTGAAAGAGCTGGTTGTCGCCTCATTTCACAgagggtgaaactgaggcacagagcagtgaagtgatttgctcaaggtagACCCCGTCTCCGCTAACCCCCAGCCTTACAGCTCAGCCACGAGCCCTGCCTCACTGCATTTGCACTGTATTTCCTTGCACAGATTTTTCTTCTGCTGTGTTTCCCCTTGTGGCTATGTTTGGGTTCAGTCCGAGAGAAAAGAGGACTGAATCAGTGGTATGCGTGATACAGCCTGGAagcttcattggatgctgtacaAAGATGCTATTGTCACCTTGCAGGCAGAAGTGTAATACCATGCAAGCAATCTGAATTGTAAAAGGCAGGTTCACTGTGATACGGAAAGCAAGGAAGTTTACCTGGGTGGCAGGCTTACTCTGTAGGTGTCTATTCCTAGGATTGTTATAATTAGTATTTGATTTCTCAAAGCTCTGGTTTGGAATGCTTTACAAGCAGACCTGCTGAGCCATGATATACCAGCTCCATTTCAATAGTGGCAATTACTGCACAGCCAATGTGAACAGGACTGTTTTGTTGACAGCAAAAGGCTCGGATTTTGTTTGGGTTTCAGTtaagtttaaaagaaaaccacTACCTGCTAGTCAAATGTGCTGGGCCTGATCTCTCTAAGTCAGTTGGAACGCTGACCTCTTCTGCAGTTACTGAGTGAAATGGGTGAGCTCAGACTAAAGGGCCCCCCCGAAACCCCAGCCAAATTCTGGTGTAACTCTGGCTATACATCAGTGTAAGTGAGGGCAGAACGTGGTGCAAATACAGGCACTGACATAGCTGAGAATACAACTATTTTGTTTGCTAGCACCTAGCGTGCATTTGGTACTTTATTGTCACATAGTGCTGGGCGTAGACAGAGTGCTAGAGACAAATATCACTACCCCAGAGAGCTGAACTTGCTGAATATTTGCTATGGGGAGAGCCAAATGCCATTTCAGTTATGATCAAGCCTATGAACATAGGGCTATACACTACCCTCACTCCCTATCAAATCCTCTGCCTGTAACAGTGGGCGATTTGCACAAAGATCAAGGAGGGACTATGGCCCTTACGTGGAAACCAGATTTCTAGTAAGAAAGATTGCTGTTGTGTTCAGCATCTCttagggagagagggggaaggatgCATGGTACGTCAAGGAGCAATGCCCTTTGTGCGTACACAACAATCCAGTTGGCACAGCATTGTagtattggggggagggagggtgtggtGCAGCACGGTATGTCCCAGCCCGAGGAGACATGCTTGAGCTAGTGAGTGCATGAAAAATAATGGAGCCTAGCCATGGCAAGGAGTGCTAGGGTCCCTGAGGACACACCTGTCCAAGACCATAGACACACGCTCAGGCTGGCTAGCCCGTCCCCCTGCTTGCACGGCCACAGCTGCACTCTCTTCTTGGCCTGTTTCGCTTGCTGACAGCCAGCACGAGagtgtctccttgagctgggattCCCAGCTCCATGTACccacagtatactgtacatgtaaATGCCCTGAAAACATGGCTCGTATGCCGTTAGCATTACGGTTCAGAGTTAACGCAGTAGGGTGAATGGGCAGTTCACGTTTCCCGGGCTGCCTTCAAGTTCTGTGTTGGTTTTGCACCTGTGTATACTCAGTTGATGTTTAGCTGCATAAAGGCTGGATATGTGTATTATTTATCCTTTTAGAATGAAAGTGTCTAGCCTGTAGAGTTGGAACAGGCCAGCGACTGCTCAAACGTGCTTGGCAAAAACCACCCTGGTGGGCTCACAAGAGACACAAGGGGCTTGGATCGTGAGCGCTGCTTTCTCTGCCTTTAACGCTAGGACTAAAAATCTTGCTGGCTGGGGAAGCAGTGTCCTCAGGTGACTGATAGAAACTACTCGCTCGCTCGTACAGGATCTGGCATGTTGTATACATTTAACACCCGCAATCTGCCACTGTTACAAGGAAGGGGCGGGCCAGGGGGTTGGTTCAGTATTTGCGAACGCTTGCTGAAGCCTTCCCCTGTTGGTGGCAGCAGCATGGTGATCTTGTGAAGTACACACAACTCTGGGCCAAATGCAGCGGTGGTGTAAGTAGGTGCAACGCCAGTGATGATCAATGTGCTTCTCTGTTTCTCGGACAAGCATTCTCATTTCACATTGAAACGAGACCCGGCGCTTTGCCACTGGGCAGGGCAGTGCAGAGTCCAATTGTGCTCTTACGCAGGTGTCAATAGATTCACACTGGGTTTACACTGTTGTAAGAGGGCAGAATCAGCCCGGAAGTATTATTGTTACCTACCATTTGTTTAGTGGAGAAATACTGTAGTGTCTGTGATATGAATTCATAAAGCACCTACCCACGTATCTTTAAAGGGGAAATATTTTCAATGAGGCAGATATGCTGGGCTTTGCTGCTGTGAACTGTGGTCCCGGTAGTGTGAAGCCTGTAATAAATAAAAACTCAAGACAAGGTCTCTATTAAACACTGTCATTTATTTTGATTATGGATAGCTCCTTTACTGCAAACAGAAAAAGTTTATTCACTGCAAGGTTTTTATGCCTAGTGAAAAGAATGAGCAGTTAGAAAAATGTTAGATACATGCAAATCATAATGAATTTTGCCAGCTGTATTTAAATGAGTAGCAGAATCTCTTATAAGATATTTTCTTGCAGGTGGAGGGGAAGCAGACTTATAGTGTAGCAATGTTATGGGGCTAGTGCcaaagggaagattgaaaactcTCTGAATGCATTTGTACTTGTAGATAAAGCCAAAAGAGTTGTCACTCATGCTTGAGCCAAGGAGATGATGCTCTAAAGCTATTCAAATAACAGGACACAAACAGAAAGCCAAATGGCTACATTTCATGCCAGGAAATCAGGTTTGGTCCTTTTAAGTCTACTAAAATGCTCTAGAAAGATGGGTCTCACTGCAAATTCCAGCTCCAAacacctctgaactttggggaagaCAGGATCCAGATTCAAAGCCAGCAGTGCAAGTCCCATCTCCATTTGCTATTGGAAATTCAAAACTGTTTCTCTTCTAAAAATGTTAGAAACAAAGCACTTCTGGTCGGGGGGAGTAGGGACAGTCAAATAACCTGAAAGATTGGTACAGGCCTGACGTATCTTCAGTTGGCTTGTGCCTGCCCACCCTGGAATGGCAGTGTATTAAAAAATTTCCAAAGGAaaactttttgttcatttttcttctaTAAACATTCCATAttgtaataaatatttgttaGGAACAGCTCTGTCCCTTTACATgtactagagatgggcctgaaccaaacccCTGAATTGCAGACGgtcccaaattctgctctcagttacagtggtgtaaaggCCAAGTAATTTCACTGAAAGCAAAGGAGTTATTTACAGTAGTGGGAGTGGTAGCCAAACTCTAAGACCAAATGTGCTCTCAGTACTGGACGTCTTGCTGATCCAACTCCTGTAAGGCCAGAGAGTGAGACAGCCTTTCTAGATTCCAAATGGTGGTGGTAAGGAGCAAGTATCTGCAGtggaaattcacccctgtacaTATGCCCAGCCAACAACTATACTCCAATTAAAACAGGCCTTACGGGGCACATTCTCCTTGTGCTGACCCCTCTGCACaggaggtgaatttcatccttacTGGCTGGTGCAAAGAAATATCGTTGTTTTGTCATTGACCAAGTATGCTACTCTTCAGTGCGGTTCAGAGTGGGGATAGGTTTCATTTGGTCTCCGCAAGAGTCCTCCTTAGGAAGGCAGCCATTTATCCATTGTTTACAAGAGAGAGAACTTTAAAACTAAGATTTTGCTAGATTCAGTAAGGACGATCTCATCTCAAAACAGAGACCTCTCTGGCAAATTCTGTTTGCTGCTTTCTTCTCCTTTTGTGCTATTTAAGGGAACTGGCATTACGATACCTTGGtgctatagattttttttttttttttttaaagagagagataaaaagcACAGCTCATTGCTAAGGTTTAAAAGTACCTGGCCAGCTTTATAAAATATAAGTATTCAACTTGATCACATTTTTATGTTCTCTATGAAACAAAATCGGTTGACATTCATACGATGAGAGGAAACTGATGGGGCAACAGTCTAAAGTCTCAAAGCATTGATTGTATAGACATCTGAACATGTACAGATGTACATTTACATCTGAACATGTAAATCAACACTTAATAAGAACCTTCATAGGTGAGGTATCAGTTTTAAAGTGTCTCTTTTCAAAGTACCCAGCCAAGTGACACACAGCTGAACATCATGTCTGAGCTGTCTCACAAGCAGCTTCCTGCTCAGAGTCACATTTATTTGTCAGCGTCCCAACCTCAATTGTTCTCTCTGTCAGCAGCCGTCTGGTGTCTGCATTGTTGATCTTGTCAGGTTGGTTTCTATCTTCGTCAGCTGAGCACAGGTCCTCTTGGCTTTCCAAGTCACTCATCTGGCCCTCCCCGAACTCCAGAATGGTTGGCAAGTTGCCTTGCTTGGGACATCGTTTCTTGAGGCTGACCAAAAAGGGCTGCGGCAAAGAAAAGATATCCACGTTGTTGCCCAGATCAATCCACGTCACGCTGGAGAACTTCTTGGGGTCCTTCAGCGTTTCTGTCAGGTCCCGAAGGATTGCTTTGGTGAGTCTGTTGCCGTTCAGGGAGAGAGTGGTGAGGTGAGGCAGGGCACTGAGGATGGGCAGAAGTTGAAGGAACATCTCGTCGGTCAGCTCCGTAAAGCACAGCTCCACATTGTCGATGTGCTCTGAGCTGTGCTGGAGGTATGAGATGATGCGGTCCAGGTCCTTCAGTGTCAGAGGGATGCCAGAGAGATCCACTGTGTTGTTCTGAGGCGTCCCCACCAGGATAGCTTTCAAGCTGCAGAGAAACAAAATGACAGACAAACAGTTAACATGGGCACTCATCATTTTGCTAAGAAGCTTCACTTCTTGTATGCTGGACAGTACAATGACTCATTCAAACAGGATACGTAACTGAGGGCAACCCCTCTCTGTCAGGCCTGGATTTTTGAATCCGATTTTGTGTGCAAGCTTGCAAATGGATGGCAGCCAAAACCAATGTATTCAAAGATTGTTGCTGCCTCCTGTTTCAATTACAAGCATACGGAAGCTTTCTTCTGGGAGTCCCTTGCAAGGTCCTGGAGCTGAACGTTCAActgcttttaaaatttcaaaaatggaaaaagaCTATGAAGCATTTGAGCAGAAAAACAGGAATTCTCGCCTGTGTGACAATATTCACGCTTGGCACTTATCTATACATTGCGAAGCCCTTCGTCAAAGGGAATAAGCTTTGCTcggttttacaggtggggaaactgaggcacagagcaaagGCATGGTAGAGGCAGACCTAAAAGCTAGATGCCTGACTCCAATTTAGTACTTCCAGTGATTTACTAACAAGGACTACTATTAATCTTTTGACTTGAATGCTGTGGTGATGAACGCTATAGAAAAACCTTTAGATAGATTAGTCTCATGATGCTCCTGCGGAGGCTGATAAGCATCTCTGCCAGATTGGAGTTATACAGATCAACATTGCTTTTAAAGTGCAGCAAGGATCTAGCTATATTAGGGTAACCTAACCGCCGTGGGTATCAGTAGCTGAGGCCTTAACACTAATGAATTAGGAGACGGAGGGAGTTCTATCAGTGTTAATCACTCGAGAAATCACAGGTAATTAAGTTGGCACATCTGCCCCAATGATCATACCAAATCAGCCCGCTGTGCATATGGCTCTGACTTTCCTCACACTCTGAGCTAAAGAACAGTTTTGCTGAATTTACCATTAACATTGCCGGTGTTGCCAGCTtcacattttctctttatttacCTAGGGCCTCTGTTCATGACTTGCTGTGTAAATGGAGAAGTAAACCCTTTCCCTGGCATTTTTAGACTGTGAACAATGACTCAAGGTGTCCACactgtgcccccccccaaaaaagagtgTTCTTAACTTGCAATATCTAATgcgtgttaaaaatagcagtgactATACAGCAGCTGTTGAACTCCGCTTGAGAGAGCCTTCAGGAGAAGCTGCTGTGTCCTTACTGTTATCTGAACTTGAGCAAACTAACATACCTTTTATtggccgtgtagacataccctgaacaCTGAAAGGCAGTCTGGAACCCCCTTTGGTAAAAGAATTAGTAACTGATCCGCTCTAGTTCCGTTTACTCTCTCAAAACCATGGGTTCAAATGAGCCCATCTCTGTTATCTTTACTTTCCTAGGCCCAGGATGTGATACTGAGAGCTGCAGAAGTTCGGGCCTTTCTACTCAAGGAGACGTTGGGGTAACGTGGTCTGCTGGTGATAAAGAATATAATGGTTTCATTCACTGGCAACACAAGCCAGGGTGCCCCCTTGCAATATGATGCATTTGCAGGGGAACACTACACTAGATTTTCTAGGGTGGTGTGGAAGAACCTATTAAACTCTCTCCTTTAAGAAAAAATGTACATCCTGCATCACATTTTGTGTAGTCTGTTCCTTACCAAAGTCTCTCAGTGGGGATTACTGAAAGCTACTTGACCAATCAGTTGGTTGGAACCCCAATAGCTCACTGAGCAGAAAGATGCAAACTCCTACAGCCCTTGCTAAACTCcattaaaacatttcattgtgaCTTGGGTAAATAGTCCTTTGGAAGTGCACCCCCAAAGGCATTGCTGCCCAAAAGTCCTAACTGGAAGAATTCTAGATGTGCCTTTATGCCATTGACTTTCTGGAAGTTGTCTTCCACGGGAACTCAACCATATCAACTCAACACCAAGAAGTGAAAAGGAACATTTTAATCCTGGATGATGCCTGTCACAATACAGAGAACAGCAAGGAAGATGTAGAAGGCTGCATTCACTGTCCTGAGTTCCCCTACCCTACCGACAGAGCTAATCGTGATACAAAAGAGAATATCTGAAATGACAACACTGCTTGCTTACTGAGAGTGAAAATGGGGACTTGTTTGTAGTTGGTGCAGTCAAAAGAGGCATGAGACCAAACACCCATCAGCTCATGCTTCCCAAACACCCACGATCTGACCCACAGTCCTGTGCTCTTATTAAGAGGTGCTGCCATTCTCTTTAAGATTGACAGTTATTACATCTTGGGGTCCCTAGGATCTCTCCTTCCACTTCAATTGAGGAAGTGCTGTTAATGTCGAGCTCTTTCCAAAACCGTGTGCAACCGCAGAGCCAGAGGAATTTCCAAAAGCAGTAAGAACAGTGTATGTTTTGTGTGTGGGCACACCCTTAAACTA
The Eretmochelys imbricata isolate rEreImb1 chromosome 17, rEreImb1.hap1, whole genome shotgun sequence DNA segment above includes these coding regions:
- the LRRC75A gene encoding leucine-rich repeat-containing protein 75A; translation: MGTKQTKGCQPPGAGESPQSHNPGSRKKMPARDRGDFLASFMVKSSDKFGKSGGNLPPYHRRISMIQDMLLLVKQGKQEEATELLKHLRQDLGMESTSLDDVLYRYASFRNLVDPITHDLIISLARYIHCPKPEGDSFGAMEKVCRQLTYHLSPHSQWRRQGIMKRKSQSCLKAILVGTPQNNTVDLSGIPLTLKDLDRIISYLQHSSEHIDNVELCFTELTDEMFLQLLPILSALPHLTTLSLNGNRLTKAILRDLTETLKDPKKFSSVTWIDLGNNVDIFSLPQPFLVSLKKRCPKQGNLPTILEFGEGQMSDLESQEDLCSADEDRNQPDKINNADTRRLLTERTIEVGTLTNKCDSEQEAACETAQT